Proteins encoded together in one Mycobacterium simiae window:
- a CDS encoding MmpS family protein has product MGRLWIPLLIVAVLAAGGFTVSRLHGIFGSEKRQSYADTRIKDSKPFNPKHLKYEVFGAPGTVADISYFDVNADPQHINGVTLPWSMDLSTTLPSIVGNVVAQGDSDTIGCRIIVDGTVKSEKVSHEVNAFTYCVLTAA; this is encoded by the coding sequence CTGGGGCGGCTGTGGATCCCCTTGCTCATCGTGGCGGTGCTTGCCGCCGGCGGATTCACGGTGTCGCGTCTGCATGGAATCTTCGGGTCCGAGAAGCGCCAGTCCTATGCCGACACCCGTATCAAGGACAGCAAGCCGTTCAATCCCAAGCACCTGAAGTACGAGGTCTTCGGGGCCCCGGGCACAGTTGCCGACATCAGTTATTTCGACGTCAACGCCGACCCTCAGCACATCAACGGAGTCACCCTGCCGTGGTCGATGGACCTATCGACCACGTTGCCATCCATCGTGGGAAACGTTGTCGCACAAGGCGACAGCGACACGATCGGCTGCCGCATCATCGTTGACGGCACCGTCAAGTCCGAGAAGGTCTCACACGAGGTGAACGCCTTCACGTACTGCGTGCTGACGGCTGCATGA